One window from the genome of Pieris napi chromosome 3, ilPieNapi1.2, whole genome shotgun sequence encodes:
- the LOC125063172 gene encoding uncharacterized protein LOC125063172: MKLISNLFTFSISLLWSVKCASSVLCYDCNSAFDPRCGEGFDHFSLGVVNCSLKDPLDHIPPVESTFCRIIKMEIFGKLRVVRKCGYLKDEYKMNGCKKQTGTGELFVTYCSCNTDLCNNAPRSQEMALISAVTLIGIVNILRNCI; this comes from the exons ATGAAACTCATATCAAACCTTTTTACATTTTCCATATCTTTGTTATGGAGTGTCAAGTGTG CCTCATCTGTCTTATGTTACGACTGCAATAGTGCCTTCGACCCTCGCTGTGGAGAGGGCTTCGATCATTTTAGCCTAGGCGTTGTGAATTGTTCCCTGAAAGATCCCTTGGATCACATCCCGCCAGTCGAGTCCACGTTTTGCAGGATTATCAAAATGGAAA TATTTGGCAAGCTTCGAGTTGTCCGCAAATGTGGTTACTTGAAGGACGAGTACAAAATGAATGGCTGCAAGAAACAAACGGGAACTGGAGAATTGTTTGTAACATACTGCTCTTGTAATACGGATTTGTGTAACAATGCGCCACGTAGCCAAGAGATGGCGTTGATTTCAGCAGTAACCTTAATcggtattgtaaatattttacgaaactgtatttaa
- the LOC125063287 gene encoding angiotensin-converting enzyme-like isoform X2 — protein sequence MMFKIIVELALVGAIASVFVVAAQGRAQERAAEEASGREYMRTLDEVMGKAKNRLQLASWASDSNITQYNDDKFLQVSLEIAEEEKEYWKETMTYAWHEFYDEDLKRMFKKYSVLGTSALPEDLNQRLIKAISNMKSTYAKATICDFKDKSKCDLTIEPGVTDIFSSSENAEELKHAWLEWHKAAGAASKSNFTEYVNMYNEAAKLNGFDNVAQWWLSEYETDDIEEQLANLWTQVKPLYQQIHAYVRRHLRLKYGEDVVSAKGPIPAHLLGNIWAQTWSGVEKFTKPFPDKPDVDVTHAFVKQNYTPLKFFEMSEDFFKSLNFSGMPELFWERSIIEKPKDGRDLVCHASAWDFFDGEDFRIKQCTAITKAFFTTTHHEMGHIQYYLQYKDQPIIYRAGANPGFHEAVGDVISLSVSTPKHLKLVGLLEDGPDDNESNINQLYKMGLSKIVFLPFGYLLDLYRYGVFRGTTSPEEYNCHFWQLRESIQGIEPPAPRSENDFDPAAKYHVSADVEYMRYYISYIIQFQFHRSLCQLAGQYSPGDPSKLLSNCDIYKSTAAGNALKDMLKLGSSRPWPDAMEVLTGQRNMDASGVMEYFQPLHDWLKAENERTGEHIGWEPSTVQYCDPEQRNYMDQGRLAKVNYLKKDPLK from the exons ATGATGTTCAAAATCATCGTGGAGCTAGCCCTCGTGGGGGCGATCGCCTCGGTGTTCGTCGTCGCAGCCCAAGGCCGTGCTCAAGAAAGGGCCGCTGAGGAAGCATCTGGGCGGGAATATATGAGAACCCTCGACGAAGTCATGGGAAAGGCAAAAAATCGCCTACAATTAGCCTCGTGGGCTTCTGATTCCAATATAACGCAATATAATGATGATAAATTC TTACAAGTTTCGTTAGAAATCGCCGAAGAAGAAAAAGAATATTGGAAGGAAACTATGACATACGCGTGGCACGAGTTCTATGACGAAGATTTGAAGCGTATGTTTAAAAAGTATTCTGTTTTGGGTACTTCAGCATTGCCAGAAGATCTGAATCAGAGGCTGATTAAGGCCATTAGTAACATGAAGTCGACATACGCAAAAGCAACTATCTGTGATTTTAAAGACAAGTCCAAATGTGATTTGACTATTGAGCCAG GGGTAACTGATATATTTAGTAGCAGCGAAAACGCTGAAGAGCTAAAGCATGCTTGGTTGGAGTGGCATAAAGCAGCTGGGGCTGCATCTAAATCAAACTTTACGGAATATGTCAACATGTACAATGAAGCAGCGAAACTAAATg GTTTTGACAACGTCGCTCAATGGTGGCTCAGCGAGTACGAAACTGATGATATCGAAGAACAGTTGGCCAATCTATGGACGCAGGTCAAGCCGCTGTATCAGCAGATCCACGCATACGTTAGAAGGCATCTGCGACTCAAATATGGGGAAGATGTTGTGTCTGCTAAGGGCCCTATTCCAGCTCATCTTCTAG gaaacatctGGGCTCAAACATGGAGCGGAGTtgaaaaattcacaaaacCATTTCCAGATAAGCCCGACGTTGATGTAACTCACGCGTTCGTTAAGCAG AACTACACACCATTAAAGTTCTTCGAAATGTCTGAAGACTTTTTCAAATCACTCAATTTTAGTGGAATGCCCGAGTTGTTTTGGGAGCGGTCAATCATTGAGAAACCAAAAGATGGCCGAGACCTTGTATGCCACGCCTCAGCTTGGGACTTCTTTGATGGAGAAGATTTCAG gATCAAGCAATGCACAGCAATCACTAAAGCTTTCTTTACGACGACTCACCACGAAATGGGACACATACAGTATTACTTACAATACAAAGATCAACCAATCATTTATCGAGCGGGAGCTAACCCAG GTTTTCACGAGGCAGTTGGTGACGTCATTTCCCTATCAGTATCAACTCCAAAACATCTAAAATTGGTGGGTTTGCTCGAAGATGGACCAGATGACAACGAATCTAACATCaatcaattatataaaatg GGTTTATCTAAAATTGTGTTCCTACCGTTCGGCTATCTCTTGGACCTGTACCGCTACGGAGTATTTCGCGGCACAACTTCACCAGAGGAATATAATTGTCACTTCTGGCAACTGAGGGAGTCCATCCAGGGTATAGAGCCTCCAGCACCGAGGAGTGAAAATGACTTCGATCCTGCCGCGAAGTACCACGTATCGGCTGATGTCGAATATATGCG CTACTACATCTCGTACATAATACAGTTCCAATTCCATCGCTCTCTATGTCAGTTGGCTGGACAATACTCTCCAGGTGATCCCAGCAAGCTCCTCTCCAACTGTGACATATACAAAAGTACTGCGGCTGGTAATGCTTTGAA GGACATGCTGAAACTCGGCTCCTCTCGACCATGGCCTGATGCAATGGAGGTTCTAACGGGTCAGCGAAACATGGACGCGAGCGGAGTCATGGAATACTTCCAGCCTCTTCATGACTGGCTGAAGGCGGAGAACGAAAGGACCGGGGAACACATTGGTTGGGAACCTAGTACTGTTC aaTATTGTGATCCAGAACAAAGAAACTACATGGATCAAGGAAGGCTTGCTAaagtaaactatttaaaaaaggatCCATTGAAATAG
- the LOC125063287 gene encoding angiotensin-converting enzyme-like isoform X1 — MPCGYCSQTARKVLLMMFKIIVELALVGAIASVFVVAAQGRAQERAAEEASGREYMRTLDEVMGKAKNRLQLASWASDSNITQYNDDKFLQVSLEIAEEEKEYWKETMTYAWHEFYDEDLKRMFKKYSVLGTSALPEDLNQRLIKAISNMKSTYAKATICDFKDKSKCDLTIEPGVTDIFSSSENAEELKHAWLEWHKAAGAASKSNFTEYVNMYNEAAKLNGFDNVAQWWLSEYETDDIEEQLANLWTQVKPLYQQIHAYVRRHLRLKYGEDVVSAKGPIPAHLLGNIWAQTWSGVEKFTKPFPDKPDVDVTHAFVKQNYTPLKFFEMSEDFFKSLNFSGMPELFWERSIIEKPKDGRDLVCHASAWDFFDGEDFRIKQCTAITKAFFTTTHHEMGHIQYYLQYKDQPIIYRAGANPGFHEAVGDVISLSVSTPKHLKLVGLLEDGPDDNESNINQLYKMGLSKIVFLPFGYLLDLYRYGVFRGTTSPEEYNCHFWQLRESIQGIEPPAPRSENDFDPAAKYHVSADVEYMRYYISYIIQFQFHRSLCQLAGQYSPGDPSKLLSNCDIYKSTAAGNALKDMLKLGSSRPWPDAMEVLTGQRNMDASGVMEYFQPLHDWLKAENERTGEHIGWEPSTVQYCDPEQRNYMDQGRLAKVNYLKKDPLK; from the exons ATGCCCTGTGGATATTGTTCGCAAACTGCAAGAAAGGTTCTACTT ATGATGTTCAAAATCATCGTGGAGCTAGCCCTCGTGGGGGCGATCGCCTCGGTGTTCGTCGTCGCAGCCCAAGGCCGTGCTCAAGAAAGGGCCGCTGAGGAAGCATCTGGGCGGGAATATATGAGAACCCTCGACGAAGTCATGGGAAAGGCAAAAAATCGCCTACAATTAGCCTCGTGGGCTTCTGATTCCAATATAACGCAATATAATGATGATAAATTC TTACAAGTTTCGTTAGAAATCGCCGAAGAAGAAAAAGAATATTGGAAGGAAACTATGACATACGCGTGGCACGAGTTCTATGACGAAGATTTGAAGCGTATGTTTAAAAAGTATTCTGTTTTGGGTACTTCAGCATTGCCAGAAGATCTGAATCAGAGGCTGATTAAGGCCATTAGTAACATGAAGTCGACATACGCAAAAGCAACTATCTGTGATTTTAAAGACAAGTCCAAATGTGATTTGACTATTGAGCCAG GGGTAACTGATATATTTAGTAGCAGCGAAAACGCTGAAGAGCTAAAGCATGCTTGGTTGGAGTGGCATAAAGCAGCTGGGGCTGCATCTAAATCAAACTTTACGGAATATGTCAACATGTACAATGAAGCAGCGAAACTAAATg GTTTTGACAACGTCGCTCAATGGTGGCTCAGCGAGTACGAAACTGATGATATCGAAGAACAGTTGGCCAATCTATGGACGCAGGTCAAGCCGCTGTATCAGCAGATCCACGCATACGTTAGAAGGCATCTGCGACTCAAATATGGGGAAGATGTTGTGTCTGCTAAGGGCCCTATTCCAGCTCATCTTCTAG gaaacatctGGGCTCAAACATGGAGCGGAGTtgaaaaattcacaaaacCATTTCCAGATAAGCCCGACGTTGATGTAACTCACGCGTTCGTTAAGCAG AACTACACACCATTAAAGTTCTTCGAAATGTCTGAAGACTTTTTCAAATCACTCAATTTTAGTGGAATGCCCGAGTTGTTTTGGGAGCGGTCAATCATTGAGAAACCAAAAGATGGCCGAGACCTTGTATGCCACGCCTCAGCTTGGGACTTCTTTGATGGAGAAGATTTCAG gATCAAGCAATGCACAGCAATCACTAAAGCTTTCTTTACGACGACTCACCACGAAATGGGACACATACAGTATTACTTACAATACAAAGATCAACCAATCATTTATCGAGCGGGAGCTAACCCAG GTTTTCACGAGGCAGTTGGTGACGTCATTTCCCTATCAGTATCAACTCCAAAACATCTAAAATTGGTGGGTTTGCTCGAAGATGGACCAGATGACAACGAATCTAACATCaatcaattatataaaatg GGTTTATCTAAAATTGTGTTCCTACCGTTCGGCTATCTCTTGGACCTGTACCGCTACGGAGTATTTCGCGGCACAACTTCACCAGAGGAATATAATTGTCACTTCTGGCAACTGAGGGAGTCCATCCAGGGTATAGAGCCTCCAGCACCGAGGAGTGAAAATGACTTCGATCCTGCCGCGAAGTACCACGTATCGGCTGATGTCGAATATATGCG CTACTACATCTCGTACATAATACAGTTCCAATTCCATCGCTCTCTATGTCAGTTGGCTGGACAATACTCTCCAGGTGATCCCAGCAAGCTCCTCTCCAACTGTGACATATACAAAAGTACTGCGGCTGGTAATGCTTTGAA GGACATGCTGAAACTCGGCTCCTCTCGACCATGGCCTGATGCAATGGAGGTTCTAACGGGTCAGCGAAACATGGACGCGAGCGGAGTCATGGAATACTTCCAGCCTCTTCATGACTGGCTGAAGGCGGAGAACGAAAGGACCGGGGAACACATTGGTTGGGAACCTAGTACTGTTC aaTATTGTGATCCAGAACAAAGAAACTACATGGATCAAGGAAGGCTTGCTAaagtaaactatttaaaaaaggatCCATTGAAATAG